From the Neobacillus sp. PS3-34 genome, the window TCTATACTTACAGACGCCATCAGACAGATGCACTTTGGCTCAAACATTACTTAGTGTCCTTCGGCATCAAATTGAACGTTTCCATATTTTCATGGGATGATCTGCAGCGTGCAGAGGTGCAAATGCAGGCTGATATGATTTTATTTGAAGCTGTCTTAAGTGAAGGAGATATCCAATTTTTTGATTTGCTGCAATCAGGATACAGCTTTATAAAAAACCATTTAAATGAAGAGCTTTATGACGATATTAATAACTGCGTCGATTCGTTAGTGGCCGAGGCATCTTTTGAAGTAAGATTACAAAAGATACACGGTCTCGAGAAAAGGTTAAAGGAAAGTGCTGCAGTGATTTTTCTTTGCCATAAAAATGTGATTGCTTCCTCACATCCCAGCCTAAAGGGGGTTAAAGTCAATGAAAAAGGCTGGATCGATTTTAAGGATGTCTGGATTGACGATGTGAGTTTTGAAAAATAGTAAAGCAGGATGGTTTTTTCATCCTGCTTTACTCGTTATCGAAGTTTCCAAAGTGGAGTTCTTAAATAGATAAGGAAGAAGACAATATTCCAGATTGCTGAACCGATGAATATTGGTATTGGACCAAACCAAAGCAGCGCAAAGCCTGCAAAGTACATTGCCAACGGCATCGCCGTTCTAAAGAGTGTTCCCGTAATACCGCCAATTCTTCCCATAAGGTGTGGAGATGTTTGTTCGTGCCGGATTGTATAGGATGTAATAATATAAAATGAAAGTGAAATTCCATTTAAAAATAATCCAAGAGTAAAGACGTATAGACTTTGTCCTGCAGAGAAGATCAGATAAGAAAGACTGCTTAACAGGAATGACACCCCAAATAAGCCGCCGATACCAGTTTTTTGCCGTAATCGTGAAGCAAGCAAGCTTCCAAGCCCACCTCCGGCACCAGACATTGATAGGACGATTGCCAATAGAGAAGACGATAGATGGAGAACATCTTTAGCATAAAATATAACAGTCGTACTGACGACAATCATCGAGCAATTGATAAAAATAATAAATAATGTCATCGTATAAAGAGTTGTATTTGTTTTAAAGGCAGCCCAGCCCTCGGACAGTTCCCTCCAGAAGTTTTCCTGTTTCCTTTTCATGTCATGATTTATTTCCATTTGCCATAACAGCACTATACAAATTAAATAGGCAAAAGCAGAAATGAAAATACCATTTGAAATATCAGCAAAAAGAAATGCCAGTCCGGACAATGCCGGGCCCATTATACTTACGAGTGTCTCCATTAAACTAAATTTCGCATTGGCACTAGTAAGTTTTTCTGAAGGCACGATTAATTTTGTCAGGCTAATTTGAGCGTTAAAATATCCATAATTAAAGGTCATTAACAAAAATCCAATCATGTAATAAATAAACATCCATTCATTTTGTGATCGAAATAGAAATCCCATTGTAAACAAAAGAATCGCCTGAGTAGCAGTCATCCACAGAACCCATTTTTTCTTATTGACCCGATCTACAAGAACACCGACAAAAATTCCAAAGATAAAATT encodes:
- a CDS encoding MFS transporter, which translates into the protein MQAQIISRNKTVRMENKSFSMLLLSSLLLTIGNKVYEIVLPLVMYDMTHSPVAMTSMRTAELLPNFIFGIFVGVLVDRVNKKKWVLWMTATQAILLFTMGFLFRSQNEWMFIYYMIGFLLMTFNYGYFNAQISLTKLIVPSEKLTSANAKFSLMETLVSIMGPALSGLAFLFADISNGIFISAFAYLICIVLLWQMEINHDMKRKQENFWRELSEGWAAFKTNTTLYTMTLFIIFINCSMIVVSTTVIFYAKDVLHLSSSLLAIVLSMSGAGGGLGSLLASRLRQKTGIGGLFGVSFLLSSLSYLIFSAGQSLYVFTLGLFLNGISLSFYIITSYTIRHEQTSPHLMGRIGGITGTLFRTAMPLAMYFAGFALLWFGPIPIFIGSAIWNIVFFLIYLRTPLWKLR